The nucleotide window AACCAAaaatttcttcatcattttccttttctaaaaaaatgtaAGCATTGTGACCCCCCTTCCCTCGTCCATTTATAGATGTAATGTTAGACTTGCCCGTTAGTTTGGGTTGGAACTACGAAAGTACCATCCCCAAGATCCATCCTCCATCTTTGAAGCAGCCGTCCATGTTGAAAGCTTTAGCTGACAAATACCAGGGAGTGAATCAAGGATAAGGGTGTATCTATACGTCATAAGGTTTTGACTACACATCATAGCAGAGTGCTCCAGACATATGCAACTGTATCAGTGCATGTGGCTGTGTCAGTTCCATCTTGGCGGTGTAACGTGGGTGTGCGAGCCCTATCCATATTTGATGTACAAATGcaattttaaatcatattcttCTATTTTCTCCATCGAGCACTATGTCCTCATATTTTATAGGTTAACTAGATAGGCACCCatgcatcatttttttctataattactttctataattttagtttattataaataatgcaATGATTGTagataaaaatctaaaacttaGGGTAAATTTATGAAGcaattatttcaagaaaaatgatttataattaatttttatagtcTTGAACTCCAGGCTATAGTTAATTTTTGTAGCCTTGAACTATAAGTTTTCTTTCACCAAATCAAAGAATCTTAAAAGTTTGCATTTCCTAGCTTCgaagataagaaaataaagggAATAAAGGGAGCACggtatttcatatatatataattgttaattataagataataaaTTCGAATTTTTGTATGGAATTACTTGTTACATGTCAAATATGATTTGTCATGatataatctaataaaattatataaacattTTCATCGTTAATTTAAAAGAGATTGCCAATATTTTACATTCCATACAGTAATATGTGTtagttattttcattattttctaatattttatgaaGATGTTagttttttccaaataaatggactaaaagattataaaaatacacttaaTTCAACCATTTCATTATATTATTGACAGGTTTACATGCATTGATGTTATCAATGGtgacctaataaaaaaaagaagaagaattcttttttatttaaaatttactataaaaaataccaatttcttcttcctttttttttaaaaaaaaaaaaatcatgtcatgCCTAAATACAATATATCTGGAATGTGCCTTGGCTATCCATGTGTGGACATAAGTCCACTGCAGGTTCCCATTCAAATCAGATTGAATGATTACCTATCAAATTCAGATAACATTGCCATCTCTGATAGCAACATGATGGTAATTCTCTATGAATGGTATGAATCTGTGGACACAACTCTCCCATTGCAGAACTCGAACATTTACAGTTTATTTTTCCAAGACAAGGCACGAAGTTGATAGTTGATGAACAAAAGTTCGGTGTAAACAAGACGCTCTATTCACACTTctacaacataaaaaaactggGTTTCAGTTTTACAAGTCATTGGTTAaatgcaaaggaaaaaaaaatacacgtcACAGACCTAAGACACGTTCTCATGATGTAAAAGGAAAATGATGTGCAGCTATGCCTAATTCTCTAGCACAAACCCTGTCCCCTGCAAAGACAGGTCAAAAAGACAAGGGAATAAAGCAGCTCCTTTTGTAGAAGGAGAAATTGCAATAACCAGTCAATGCCTGATTCCTCTTCTTATCTTGCTATGACTGCATTAGTACAAGATTCTTGCTTCACTCTAGAATTAGTGGCATTCTACTTTCCAGGAAAGTTATTTACTCAGAAATCgaatattttcaattcaatgGAATATATGGATTCTAAACAAGCATTCAGTGCTGTATTATTATTGAAGGGCAAAGGTTTTGGAATCTTTACTGCTTTTAATGACCGTATAGGCAAACCAATGACAGGCCTGTAGTAGAACAACATGGTTGAAAAGGAAATGATGAAGCAATCGTGTGTTCGAACAGAAGTATTAATTTCAGCGGTAATCCATCTCTTAGAGCAGGCAAGGAAAAGACATGGCAACCGGTGTTCAGATtttcaaatctaaataaatCAGTTGCAAATTtctataattattgttttttgcaGTAACTAGAGAAAATTTCTATGAGCTTTCGAAATAAAAGCTTTAGAAAGCTTTAATAATACAGGCATATGAGCTTACAGAGCTAGTTCGCTCTTCGGTTAAAATTGTACAGAGAAGCTTATCAAAATCTTTAACTAATATTAAGGCTTAAATCAGTGACAAAGTGGCATGCCCTCATAGTTTCCTGAGCTTGTTACCAACACCATCTTTTAGAGAAGATGAGGATGACGAGGACGACAGAACAGAGCGGTTAATCACAGCCTTGTCCTTGTTAAATGCCTTTTGAACATCCTCTTTAAGTTCCATGAAACGTGTCCTCTTGATTCTTTGTTCATCTGGGGTGCCCTTttcaaggaaaaacaaatcagGGAGGTCATCCTCCATGAACTTATCAAGCACTTCAGAGCAATTAGGGAAGTATCGTCGGCCCATTTCCACTGTCATCATGACAAACACAATTTATATGAGAATAGTTGCAAAGACTGTATAGTTTATACTTTCTAGACCATATGCGATGTTTACTTTACTTAATTGCGAGGACTTCCTGGGGATTCAATAGTTTCAGTTAGCTTCAAAATTTTAGGGCTTCTGTGATAATATGTTACAACATGTCCTGGATCGATTTTTCAAACAAAAGGATTTAAAGCTGGCAAGTACCTGTTTTTGTCAGGGCTTCCATCCTAGAACGAAGTCTTTTGTTCTGCATTATTGGTGTCTCATTCAGGTCAACCTCCCTCAAATTCCCGCTAGAACCTTTTGATGCAGCAAGACCAGCAAATTCTGATGTTGTTGCAGCATGTGCAATGTCCATTGCTAGCTTTGCTTCAGTAGGGAAGAATAATCGTGCAAATGCCACTGTGATGTACACCACAACACTTGATCATACATTTGATTATAGGTCATGATAGAGGACCCATTTGACTATAACAGGATCATAATTGAACATTAGGcgctaaaaacatatataaataggaTGTCTTCACCTCTGTAAGCATCAAATAGTAATAAGAAAATGTCTATTTTCATCAAGCCTGCTTGGTAGATCAGGAAACTAAAAATAGATAGAACATAAAATCTCCTATTTGAACAATAGCAGACGGAACAATTAGCAGGACCCAGAACCAAGACGAAGGAACTTAAAGCTCAAATAAAGCAGCAAGAAGGTCAGTGATGATGATATCTAGGTATCTGGACAGAGTATTGAAAACATCATTCCCGCACTTCTCTTTATGAGCAAGAAAgagatttcaaaaaaataaccaaaaatttcagtttttggCATATTAATCTTGAAATTCGTGGGAACCAGGCAAGTTAACTGTATTCTGGAACATAATTTTGAAGATTAACCCAAGAAATAAGTAgtcaattttaaattcaatgccATCCAAAAGCATAATCCAGTCCCATTTAGCATGCATTTGAACTGCATACTGgttttagaaaaaatacaaGTGAGTTGAATCCAAAATTATCATGTGAAGGATAGTATACCTCTGTTCTCCAGGTACAACAGCTTCATGTGCAGATCATCAACCATTGTATGGGAAGTGATGGAAGCACTCCCACCCAGTGGATTCCTTCTCATTTCCCTCTCTAAAATATCGATGCATAACCTGTCTTTGTTTGCTTCCTGCCCTTGCTCTGTTTTAGCATGATAGTCTTTTGGCCTTGTCAACCTCCGGCAGATACTAACAGCACTTTGCCCATCTGATGTCAAGTCCAAAGCAGATGCTCCTTTGGCCAGCAACGAAACTATCACTGATGGCTCTTTCCGCATTGCAGCAATGTGAAGAACTGTGTAACCTCGCGAGTTTCTAAGATTGACATTAGCAAGACCAAGGCTAAGCACCTCAGACATAACCTTGAGATCACAGTATGACGCACAATAATGGAGAGCGTTAGCATCATCTAAGGATATATCAGACTCAGTCAGGAGAAGTTTCACAAGTTCAACATCATCTGAGTCCAATGCCATGTGTATCCTCTTGATTCTCTTTTCACGTAGGGGGTCCCCAGCCTCTGTATTGTTTTCATCTTCAGAGATAGGTTTGAGGCGGAGCTGTTTAATTTTGTCTGCAACTTCATGGGGAAGCTCTTTCTCTATAGAGATGTTGTCAAGATTAGACACTGCTATTCTATCAACACATTGTGCAATAAGCTGACTTGATTGACAATGGAAGGCAACCACAAGGATTGGGATCACATCTTCCGCAAGAGCTTTCCGAACAAAGTTAAGAAGGCGTCTCTGAAAAAACATGCCGATTTGGATCACTATAATTTTCTTCTGCTTTTTATAGATCCCAAAGGACAGTTTGGGAGATGAATAGAAGGACCCAAAACCTAATTTTTCTTGTCAAGTTATTCTTGATAATTTCCTCAGCTAATAAAATGGCATTTTATATAGTTACTGAATGCCAGAGGAAAAACTACAACAAAATAGTAGAGAAAAACAACCGTTCCCAAGTTATTCATTAGGCTTGAGCATTGACATCCACAGTAAAGCatagaaattaaatgaattaatatatCAGATCATGCATGCACTGCTTGATACGAATCATTTGAAATATTCACACCTTGGGTGAAGGTGGCAAAACAGGTTGGATCTCCAATTCTCAAAGTTTATTAACTATATTAGCAAAAGATTAGCTAGGGTAGACAAATACCACACAACTGTCATGGCAAGTTCAATTCCACCACAAGAatcaaacaataaacaaattaCAGAATCAGAACGACCTAGGAGGCGCCATCACACCTCATCAAGCATGCAAACATCATACataatgaattgaaaaacatgTATCACACCACAGTAATACAAACTAACCTGGAAAAGTGAAACCAGCTCTGGAACTTGAAATATGGATGATGCATACATCAATTCCACTGCAAAAGTAATCGCAGGTCTACACGCATCATGAGCGCATACATTATCAACACATGTTGAGACTTCCATTGGAGATGGCTTGAGTTTTCCAGTGTACAAATAGCTCAAGAAAATTAGGAAGGCTTCATATCCAACATTTCCATAAGGTAACAATTCACTCATGCAATACTTTGGTTTTCCATCCTTCTCCAGAGACCCCTTTTCTCTCCTAAACAACTCATGGAAAAACTTGCTCCTAGAAGCTAAAATACATCGATGAACACCAACAGCGATACCCTCAACAACAATATCAGCATCACTATATTCACAAGTAGACTCAATCAATAGCTGCTCCAAACTGGAGCTCAGCTTATTTAAACTAATCACCTCAAGACTAGTTCCTGCCTCGGCAACCGAGGAGTTGGATATATTGTGACTAATTGAGCCATTTGACATATGAGAAGATGAAGTAAAGCTCAAAGATGATGATAGCTCAGAGAAATTAGCCATTAATCCACTTGAGAACTCACAACTATAAATTATTGCGATTAAACCTATGATCCATAGTTTCTCTACTGGATcataccattaaaaaataactactatatGCTATCTTACTTGTCAGCTTATGATGCTATTGATTACTAATATCCAAACCCTAAACTTACAAGAAATACAAAAGGAAGAACTTGGCATCAGGGAcacttaaaaagcaaaaaaaaagaagcataaaCCAAAACTAATATTGCTGAGTACAAAAAGGGTATTACCAAAATAATTATACAcctaaaacaaatttaaaatcatagtgtacaaaaataaaaacaaaaactttataATCAAATTTCACCTAAAAAGAAGtcaaaaacatttctttatcttcaaaatcaCTAAGATGACATAACCAAGAACTTTCTTTCTTGAATTTCCAGGACCACCAAGTCAACATACTATATACATAAACAATAAAACCAAAAGCTAATGTTTTTTAGTGAATAAAATACAgcaaaatttaaagaaacacaaaatgTGAAGTGATCTCAACAACCCAGAAACggaaacagcaaaaaaaaaaaaaacttataaattctTACCAGATCTATCAAATATCCTTAAtcataaaaacacaaaagattTAGAACCCAATAAAGCTACGAACttgaaacaaatcaaaacaagaaaCCAAACCCAGAAACAAAGCAAACAACAACTAACCACCAAGGCAGTGTTTTTGTGAATTCAAGAAACTGAAAACTAGATAACAAAAGGGGTAAGCgttaaaagaaaatcatgggCACGTGGCTAATGTGCTGTAATAACAACCGAAACTTCATTTTTCGCTATCAAAGTTACTGTTTTTCAAGAGAGAGAAAGCAgagtttttagagagagaaagtgctGTGTTTGTTATTTCTTTGGAGAAATAAAACACTGTGACTAATGAAATGTGAAGTCGTTTTAGTGACGGTTGATGAGTCGTCATCATTTAGAGCTGTGGGTTCCTGACGTAGTCAATGGCGTCACCTTTGTTAGACATTTGGAGCCATCTCAATAAGGCAAGGCCATGAAAAGTCTTTGCATTgtagataaaataatttattacaattttaatttttttttattttaatatactatgtaaaaaataaatattttatatttctaaataaaaaatattttgaaaaataattacttttactGTTGTCCCGAGCAATTTTCTTTttcgaataaaataatttgttcgTGGTTGTGGAAAAATTTTGTGATTATGACAGCTGATTTGATCTCTAAATTAGTTAAATATCATTGTTGCATATTAAATTGTTCATGCCTTAAAATTGgagaattattgaattgattatgGTTCAATCAATGTTTAAATGTTGTGTTGAAAATTGTTTGGaattgctattaaaaaaaaaaaaaaagtaaccctGTCTAGTCATAGACATCTAGTCATAGACATGGCCATGAGGCCCATGACAACATGGGAGATGATGTCactaaggattaaacaaggattcAATCATTGTAGGTAATGGGTTGGGTGCATCTAattcatgaaatattaaaattaaatctatctTAAATGGGCTATCaatattataattgaagaaatattttttatatatttttatattttatttaagattaaaagTC belongs to Populus nigra chromosome 18, ddPopNigr1.1, whole genome shotgun sequence and includes:
- the LOC133678372 gene encoding BTB/POZ domain and ankyrin repeat-containing protein NPR1-like, giving the protein MANFSELSSSLSFTSSSHMSNGSISHNISNSSVAEAGTSLEVISLNKLSSSLEQLLIESTCEYSDADIVVEGIAVGVHRCILASRSKFFHELFRREKGSLEKDGKPKYCMSELLPYGNVGYEAFLIFLSYLYTGKLKPSPMEVSTCVDNVCAHDACRPAITFAVELMYASSIFQVPELVSLFQRRLLNFVRKALAEDVIPILVVAFHCQSSQLIAQCVDRIAVSNLDNISIEKELPHEVADKIKQLRLKPISEDENNTEAGDPLREKRIKRIHMALDSDDVELVKLLLTESDISLDDANALHYCASYCDLKVMSEVLSLGLANVNLRNSRGYTVLHIAAMRKEPSVIVSLLAKGASALDLTSDGQSAVSICRRLTRPKDYHAKTEQGQEANKDRLCIDILEREMRRNPLGGSASITSHTMVDDLHMKLLYLENRVAFARLFFPTEAKLAMDIAHAATTSEFAGLAASKGSSGNLREVDLNETPIMQNKRLRSRMEALTKTVEMGRRYFPNCSEVLDKFMEDDLPDLFFLEKGTPDEQRIKRTRFMELKEDVQKAFNKDKAVINRSVLSSSSSSSSLKDGVGNKLRKL